TCGCGCCCTTTTTCTTCAATTCGACCAGGGCCATCATCAGCGCCCGCTCTCCTTCCTCGTCCAGATTGGAATTAGGCTCGTCCATCACGACCAGGCGCGGGTCATCATAGAGAGCGCGCGCCAGTGCGATTCGCTGCCGTTGCCCGCCGGAAAGCATATACGTGTTTTCTCCCACCACCGTGTCGTAGCCATCGGGAAATTTCAGAATCATGTCGTGCACATTGGCCATTCTGGCGGCGGCAATGACCTTTTCGGCATCCACCTCGCCCATTCGGGCGATGTTATCGGCGATCGTACCGGGAAAAAGCGCCACTTCCTGCGGCACATAGCCAATAAAGCGGCCGAGATGCTCCTGATTCCAGGTAAAAATATCCGCGCCGTCCAACCGCACGCTTCCGGCATAAGGCCGCCAGATACCCAGCATCAGCCGGGCCAGCGTCGATTTGCCGGCGCCGCTCGCGCCGACGAGTCCCAGCGCATCCCCCGGCGCCAGATCCAAAAAAATACCCTTCAGAATGGGTTTTCCGGCGACCGCGAACACCACATTTTCCGCAGTCAGTCGACCCGTGGGTACGGGCAATTCCATTTGCGCCGGCGCGGCCAGTTCCGTGTCAATCAGTAGTTTCAAGCGCGCATAAGCCCCCCGGGCATCCACCATTTGCTTCCAGGTGCCGATGGCCATTTCCACGGGCTGCAGGGCCCGGCCGGTAATAATGGAGGCCGCGATCATCACGCCCGGGGTCACCTCATGCAGCACCACCAGATAAGCACCGTAAGCCAGAATGAGCACCTGCAAGCCCATGCGAACCGGCTTGGTCAAGGCGCCAATCAACCCGGCCCGGTTGCTGGCCAGGGTCTGCAAGGCCAGCACCAATTTATTGTATTTTTTCCAATGCCGGGTAATGCCGTTGAGCATGCCCATGGCGCGCACCAGTTGGGCATGCTGCATGAAGGTGCCCACCTGACGGCCGGAGGAAACCGCCACCTGATTGGCATCTTGCAAGGGTTTGCGGCTGACCTTTTCGTTAACCAGGGCCAGGGTGAAGATGACCACGGCACCGATGGTGGATATCAGACCCAGGTCGAAATGAAACAGAAACACCACCCAGAGGTAAAAAGGGGTCCACGGCGCGTCAAACAGACAGAAGACCGAATTTCCGCCCAGAAAGTTTCTCAACAACCGGACATCCTGCAATCCCTGCGAAAACCCCTTATTCTCCATCTGGGCCGCATCTTTCACCATGCCGGCCAGCACCGCTTCGCTCAAGGTGTTTTCAATATCCACACCGGCCAGAACCAAAAGCCGCGAGCGCAGATATTCCAGTATGCCCATGATGATCAGGGCGCCTAAGGCCGCGGCCGTGATCAACACGAGCGTGGGCACCGAACCGCTGGCCAATACCCGGTCGTACATCTGAAGCATGTGCAACGGCATGGTCAGCATGAGCACATTGATAAAGGCGCTGAAAACGGCGGTAAAAATAAAATAGTATTTCCATTTGGCGATAAATCGTTTCATTTGAAAATCTTCCTATGCCGGTGCAACCTGCTCCCGCGGTTTAAGTTTCCTGACCACCACCGGCAATCGGCTGACCGTTTGCCAGTTTCCGTTCTGCTGAATCTCGATGCGCACCTCGTGCCGGCCGAATTCCGTTACCGGCACCCCGTCCAGCTTGAAGTGCAGGCGCTGACGCTGACGATTAAAAACCATCTCCCGGGTTTGAAGCAACTGCCTTGCCGCGCCCGAAGGCATGGCCAGCAGGACGCGGGCGGTAAAGACCTCGTCCTTGTTCGAATCCTTTTCCCACAGGGTGCCGATACGCACCGGAGAGATCAATATGGGCAAGGCCGCCGCCGCCCCCTCTTCAATGCTTTGAATAAAGGTCACCGCATTGGTTTCCTGATCGATGATAATATCCTTACATAAGATGGACCACACGTTTCTGATCACAATATCCGCCTGTTATTGAATATGTGTAATGGTGACGCTCGAATCGTTCAGCCAGGAAAAAGCGGGTATCTGCAGCGAGGAAACGGTCTCGTTCGACACCAGTTCATTGACATATTGCAGGGTCTCCCGGATTTCCGCCCCATAGGCCGCAGCCGCTTGTTTAAAGGAGAGTTGCCGCGCATGCCGGTCACTCAGCAGATACAACACATACGTATTCAGCGAAACCCCTTCGCCCTCCGCCTCAACGACCAAAGCGGCGTGCAAGGCCCGCGGCAGGCGCAGGCGAAATTGGCCGCTGTACGCTTCCACATGGCGTGACGCCGGGCTCGGTTCAAGATTATTTTCCTTTTCCGATAAATACGCGGCAATGCTCTCATTCAGCAATCGCACCGCTTCGACGGAGGATTCGCAGACAACCTTGATCTCAGGCAGTTCCGGAACCGTCGCGAGATAAGCCTTTTCTTCTGCGCTCCAGATTAGCTGTATGGAATAGTGTTGCATCACCCAATGAACTCCCCGGGCAAATAAGTTATAACCGGCGCCATCCGAATAAGCGGAATAGTTGAATAATCGGCTGTCTTCTCACCGCCATTCAGCGCGAAGTCTTGATACCATATTCGGTACCATTGTCAACCGTTTAATTGGGGGAACGTATCTTACATATCGTCGATGAGGACTTCGATCGCGGGCGGCGGCATGTCACAAACTGGAAAAAAAGAAGGCGCTGAAAAAAGCGCCCGCTCTCTTTCACTCATGCATCGCTTCACTTGAGTAAAAACCGGGTGGTTGAAGGGTGAGCTTTTCTTGAGACCGACTCGGGTCTGTAAACCGAGTCGGTCTGCCTCCCCTCAAAGGGGGAGCGTACCGGCGCTTTTTGTCAAGAAGGAAGCCCCCTTTATCGACGCTTCAGTGCTGCTGCTGTTTCTGATGCTTCGAGAGCTCCTCGGCCAATGCGCGGGCATAGGCCGTTCGCGCTGTCTGGACAATAGCCAGTTTCTGCTGCAAGCGAGCGATCTCCTGATCGGTGACGCGCACGTTCATGAGCTGGTTTTTGGCGTTTTCACTGAGCTCGGACAGTTTGTATTCCACACCATCGATGGTCACGGTTTGTTCCATTGGCGTCGTCATTTCCATGTCTCCTGATGAATTAAACAAATTATAAATCAATAAGCAAAAGCCCCACCCCTTTTAAGAGGGTGGGGCTCTTTTTTTTAAGACTTTATCAGGACTGGCGCGTTTTGCACGCCAGTCACGGATAACTTTTTGTGGTTTACAGCTTAGGCGATATTGATCAAGCCACCTGTACCGGCTGCAACCGATTCCAATCCGGTGTAAGTACCAACCAATTCGATCAAAGTGTCTGAAGCACCATCCTGGAAAATAATGGTGCTGTCAGCCGCTGTAAAAACGGTGTCACCATCGCTGTCATAGTTGAACATCACCGTGCTGCCGGTACCGTTCAAGTTGGAGGCAAGGTAGCCTACCGCATCGGTCAAACTCAACTGACCAGCGCCTGTACCTACTATGACAAGGTCATCATTGAAAATGCCGTCGGTGTCATCCGTGCCGAAGGCTATCACGCCGTTCGCGGCTACTAGATGGGTTTGAATACGACCCACATTGACACCGTTAGCCCCGGCAGCCGCCGCAGCTTCTATGATCGTTGACGGGAGATCCAGAATATCACCACCTGCTGTTGTGGTGCCGGCAACAGTCCCAATAGCAGATCCTGCCGTTGTTTCGTCAAACCCAACGATGACGTCCCAGTTGGCCGCTGTGGAATCACCATCCGCTATGACCACGGTATCGATCATGCCATCTTGAGCCGCCACATCCTGCATGACCAGCTTATCCGCGCCAGTGCCACCGGTGAAGATATCGTTATCAATGCCACCGACCGCCGCATCATTACCGGCACCGCCGTTAAAAACAAGCGCATCCGCAGCAACAGAACCGGTCCACATGGCGACATCGTTCCCGCCAGCGCCGTTAAAGGTCATGACACCCGTGGCTAAACCGGCCACACCCGTGCTTTGCAGGATAGAACCCGCACCCGCAATAATGCTCAGGTTGGCATTGGCATCACCGGTAATCGTAGCAGGGCCAGCCGCATTTTGAACCACCGCCAACCGGCCGTCCAAAACCGCGGAGAGGTCCAATAGCGTTTGCCCCGTCCAGCTCAAGGTCAGGTCGGAACCAACTCCGACTGCCAGCATTTGGTCAACATCTGTGCCAGCAGTAATACCATCACCGACAACATCAATAAACAGGGTCGTCACGCCACCGCTCATGGAAACGGTATTGGTCGCTAAAGACGCATCGATGCCAGTGCTTAAGTTGTCAGTTACAGTGTCAATACCCGTCCCCACGTCAAAGGTGTCGTTGCCGTCCTTGGCCGTAATGGTATCGTTCCCCCCACCGGTCGTGATCAGGTTGTCGCCGCGGTCGCCGGCCACCACATCCCAGCCGGAACCAGTGGTGATGGTGTCATCCTGAGCAGTGCCGGTGATGGTGTTATTCCCGTTACCCGCGGTAATGACGACGTCCTTGCCGGCGGAACCCAGCGCGCTGAAAACATTGTCGCCGTCAGCCAACGTGACTACGGCGTTGTCGCCCAGCGAAATGACAGTGGCTCTCAGGTCTCCGCCCACATTGGAGGCGTCGAAGGTAAGCAGCGAGTTGTTGAGCGGCGCGCCGGAGACGGTATTGAGGATAACATCATCGGCAGCCGTTACAGACAGCGAGGTCATGTTTTTCGCATAGATGTTGTTGATGGTCGTTACGGCATTTGCCGCGCCGGCCGTGATATCTTCATCGGAAATCTGAATGTCCATGCTGGTGACGCCATGGGCGGTGAGCTGTCCGAGATTGTAAGCTGTCGCGCCGTAAATCACATCATCCAGACTGGCGTTGATGTTGACCGTCAGCGCATTGGCCGAGTTGTTGGCCAATGTGACGCCGTTGAAGTTGGCAACGGTAACTTCATCACTGATGACGGTCTTATAGGCCGCATCACCGGCCGCGGAATCCCCCTTCTGCGTCCATGTCGGATCAGCCGCTATCGCTGCTGCTTGCGCCAGAGCACGATTCGCCGCCGTATCATCATCGTCGGTATCCAGATCCGCGAAGAAGTTAAGTTCCGTCAGGGCGGTGTCGTTCAAAGTAATGATATCCGTAACCGCAACACCGGCAATGTTGAACGGTTCAGCGGTCACAGGGGAGGCATCCAACCCACCATCCGCAGCGATGTCGGCCAGGATCACCAGGCCTTCGATATCGGCGTTGGCCATGCCCAGCGTCACATTATCGTTGGCGATAATGTGCAGGTTTTCAATGCCGGCCAGCGTCAGGTTGGAATCATCACTGAACGCGGCACGGACGGTGTCCACCCCACCGGCATCGGAAATGCTGTCAGAAGCGTTGAAGTCATCAATGTTGGCAAAGGTCAGAATATCATCGCCTTCGCCCAGTCGAATGTCCTGATTGACGTTTGCGATCGGTGCGACGGTGTCACCCACCGTCAAACGCAAGTCGCTCAACTGTGCAGAGGCTTCGATAACCGATGCCACCAGAGAACTGTTAACCGTATAGGACTGTCCATCCACACCGCCGGTAAGGGTCAGCGTGCCGGTTTGTTCCTGAGCCGCCGTGAGAATAACAATGTTGCTTTCGGTATCGGCGTCATCAATGGAGACGTTTTCGATTGCCCCGACACCATTAGCCTGACCATCGAAGTTAAGGGTGTAGTTGAACGCTTCTTCAGTATTAAGATCGTTTTCAACCCTGATCGCAACAGTGTCATCGGCACCAGAGGCATCTGTCAGACGGACCCGTACAGTTGCATTATTGAATCCGACAGGAACTGCGGCACCAGCAAATTCACTCACCGAGTGGCGCAGCACCAAACCATCAGCAGCAAGCGCAGCACCAAGGTCATTCAGGTTGAACGTAGCGGCAGCAGCGTCATCATCTTCATCACGCATCAGCACTGTCGTCAAATTGCCGTCAAAGGCATCGAAATCGATGTTGTGAATGTCATTGACCACGTTCTGGTTACGCAACTCCAGGGCGCCCATGTTCATGATGGTAGCGTCACCATCAATGTCACCATCCACCAGGATCAAGGTGTTGTCGCCGGCGCCACCATCAATGGTATCGCCATTGGTGTCAGTAGTTGCAGCAACGCCTACGCTGGACCAGAAGGTGTCGTCGCCAATACCACCCGTTACAACGCCGTGAACGGTAGAGCCGGAGTTTGCCGGATCGGCAAAGCCACCCAGAGAGTTGGTGATATCCAAAGTCAGGTCGCCTGTAAAAGCACTGGCGTCCAGATTAAGCAGACCCACAGCGGCGGGGTTATTAATACCCGGGGCGCCTAAGGTAAAAAACTCGGTCGCGGAAACAGGCGCAGTCGGCGTCAGGGTAACGATATCCAGGAAGGTGTCACCGGTGATGGTGAGGGTTTCCATCTCGTTTACTGTCAGGTTGTTGATATCAACCCCGTCCACGGCGTTCAGGTTGACGGTTTTAAACCCTTCGACATTGGCGCCGACACCGCGCGCATCTTGCTGGATAGCATTCGCCAAAACGTCATCAAGCTCAAGGCTCAGCTCGCGGCCGGGTGCATTGGCGTCCGTCAACACCCCTCGCTTATATTGGAAGGTCACATTGACGTTGTCGGATGCGGTGTTGGCGACACGAAGCTCACCGGCGGGGGTGCCGATATTATCCACAAGCACAGCCGTCGCGTCCGCGGTAACACGCTGAATGTTCACTGCTTCCGTTGCATCGGCATTCCGAATATCGAGCGTGGTGGTATTGCCCGTCCAGTCAATATTGATGTCCTGAATGTTAATGAGATTGGGGGTAACAACGCCGGTTGTTCCCTCGTCAGCATTGGCATTGCCCATGGTCACATTCAGGGTGTTGGAAAGACCCAGGGTGCCGGTCAGGACGTCTTCATCCTGCAGGGAGAGAATGCGGTCGGATCCGTCCGGGACAAACACCATCGGCGCGTTGAAAATACTGGCCGTGGCGATATCGGTATCTGCCGTCAACGTGAAGGTGGTGACATCGATATCAGCATTAATGGCCGCTACCGCCGCCGCCACCGTTGCCGGATCATCGGTCACCCCTGCGATATAGGCGGTGAAGTCCGATAGATCGTTCGGGTCCGCGGTAGGAATCGTCTGGGTGCAATAGTCTGACACAGCGACCTTGTTCAGAAATTGATCCTGGGCAGCGCCGGCATTTACCGGGTCCTGGGCCGCGTCAACCAATGCCACCACGACTTCGCCTCTGGACTTGCCCGCCGCCAGCTCGCCCACCCAATAATCGATTCCGGCCGGATCATCGACATAGGTTTTACCCAGCGTGTTCACGTAAATGTGCTCGATAAATGCCTGGTCGGAGTCCAAGCTCGACCCAAAATAGTTCTGCGCGGCTTCTGTTGCCAGCATCGTATTGGCAGTAGACACCCTATCCGGCTGATCCGTTTGCCAATAAGTATTGCCCTCGCCTTCAGATGCTCTACCGAAAATCGATACATAGAGTTCCGAAACTTCCGTCATTGTCAAAGCCATTCCACGTTCCTCCTCTTAAAGATTGATTAAAAATACAAAATTCACCACTTGTAAGGATATACCCATTGGCCTTATCCCCCTATCCCGAACACCAAGTTGATATGCAACAATCATACCACCATACTACTCAATATCACCTGTTTCCGGCCTCACCCCCTATCCATCCTAATCCTTGTCACCGATCCAATCCTTGTCACCGATCCGGCCGTCCGCGCCGTTCCGCCATCGCAAAGCGCATCCCTTATCCCACTCTTTCGGGCCCTTCTCTTTCGGAACCTTATTTTTTTCTTATTAAATCAATATTTTTTTCAATAATTCGGATTCCCGCATAAGAAATCGCCAATGAACACATCGTCAGCACGGGAATATAGCTTATGCTGCACCGAACCGCATATTGCGTATAATCCAGCCACCAGATCACTAAAAAATGGCTCAGAAACAAGCCGTAGGAGAGGGCGCCCAACAACGAATTGCCGGGCAGACGAACACGGCAGCGGCTGATGGTGTAAATCACCGGTATCCCGATGAATAAGCCCAGACATGTTTCCCGGGCGTAGGCAAGTGTAAACCGGTCATCCAACTGAAATATCACCCCGAGCACCGCGATCACTCCCCATAGCAGCCACAGATAGCGCCTGTCAAATAACGTACTGTTTTTGTGAGTTTGTTGAGTGCATTGAATGGCGCTTCCCGCTGCAAACATAAAAAAAACGCCGAAAACCAGACGGTAACCAAAATAATCCGGGTGAATGAATGAAAAACATGCCATTAAATACACGGCCAACGATAAAAAAACAAGCAGAATTTTCAATCTGTTAAATAAAAAAATACCGGGCAGAATCAGATACGCCTGCAGCTCGGCCCCCAGGGACCAGGCCGGCGGAATGAGGCACCATTGCGGGTCCCTTAAGATACTGCTGTCAAACACCATATAATAATTCAGCGGAACAATCAGCACATTATGGATCAGCTTCAGCGGGGAAAAATCCGGACGGGCGTAACCGGTGACACCGAGAAACACCAACGTCAAAAGCGCGACGTAAAGATACAGCGGGAAAATTCTGAGCGCTCTGTCCATATAGAAACGGTAGAGCCTGCCTTTGCCGGCCGGAATAATATCCCGCCAGAGGTGCGAAACGACGTATCCGGCCAATATATAAAACATCACCACCGCAATGACGCCGGGGTTCAACCCGTTAAACCGGACCCCGATGTGAGAAATAACCACCAGAAAGGCTAAAATGAATCTCAGATACCCGAACATCGGCACGTCTTGTTTGGATTAATAAGGTGCTTTTTGGTTTTTGCTCGCCTGATCATCGGGATTAAATCCAGAATATTTGGCTAAATCAAACCAGCGCTGGCTAAATTTAACCCATTCAACAATCCCAGAATCATACCTCCCAGCCGCTTGCCCAGTATCTCCCATGAATGAAATGTGATCCATTGATCCTGGAGAGCGGATTTGTCGTGAAGCTTTTCAGGATACCGAAGCAGCGCGTCCACGCCTTCGGCTATGTTTTCAGCGGAAGTCCCTTGAAGGAAATGTATGATGTTTCCGACATCGGCGAAAATACTCAGCGGCGTACAGACCACCGGCCGCCGGGCAGCAAGTCCGTATCGAACCGCGGCGCTTGAGGATTCAGCCGTATTCTGATAAGGAAAAACAACCAGGGTGGCCGCATCAAGCAAAGAAAAGCTCGCGTCGTCCTCCAGAAACTCCGTCACCAGTGTAACGTCATGCACCAATCCATGGGCCTGAATGGCTTTGCGGCACTGCACCAAGGTTTCTTGGGAGACCGCAACCGGATAGAGGGCATTTACCATCAACAGATGCACCTGCGGATGGGATTGCCGCAGCAGGGCCACCGCCTCGATTAGGGGCAATAGGCCCTTGTGGGGCAACATAAAGCCATAGCTTGCGATCACGGTTTTTTCCACCGGTATGCCGGCGACGCGTTTTCCGACCGAAACCGGAACCAAGGGACGGCGAATCACGCCGTGGGGGAAAAGGGCGGTATTTTGATACAGGCCCCAGGATTTCAAGCGGTTCAGATCCGCCACCCCGTGAACCAGAAGGCGGTCCGCCATGCCGAGGGCTTCCCGAATGGACGATAAGGAGGCCTCCAAACCGGGGACCGTCACGTCGGCCGTTGAATGAAAAAAAAGAATGGAAACAATGCCGTTTTTCTTCGCATAGTGCAGGATTCTCTCCAAATTCCGAGGGCTGAAAAAGGCGAAATTAAACTGAAGGACCAGTGCATCCACGCGGTTTTTTTCCAGCGCCGCCAGCAATTCGTCGATCGCGCCATTGTGATTGGTCCAGCAACGAACCACATTGGACGCGTCCGGTTGAAGGCGGGCACCGGTCCGGGAGGCAAAGACCAGAATGTCGAGAGCGTCCTGCGGAAGGCCATCCACTAGAAACTTGGAATAGGCGGCAATGCCGCATTTGGCGTTCCATGAGGAGATCCACCCCACCCGGTATTTTTTGCGCGAAAGCGGCTTTTGGCGCAAAATAGCGTCTTCCAGCGTCTTTAACCGATCCGCGCATCGATCCCACGTAAATTCGGATTCGATTCGCCTTGCCGCGGCATCGATGCGGGGCTGCAATTGCGCTGGCGTTGCATATCGGACCTCGCGCATCAGCCGGCCCAGATGATCGACATCCGGTTCCATCCAGACGGAATCAAACAGCCCCATATGGGACTTGGCGGGCTGAAATGAAAAGTCGACCAGCCAGCTTGTCTCTTCCGTGCAAAAGTCCGACTGTCCCCCATAGGCGGTGGTGATCACCGGAAGTTTGTACGCCATGGCTTCGGCCATGGGCAGGCCGAACCCCTCCCCACGGGAAGGCGCCACGAGCACATCACATCGGGTGTAAAGATCGGCCATTTCTTGATCGCTCAAATCCCGGTCGATGATGTCGATGGGTGGCATGTTCGGAAATGCCTTTTTTACGGCCGCGATCTGCGCGTCAAGGGTATTGTGAATATTCGGAAAGGTTTTGATGACAAGGCCTACACCGTC
This sequence is a window from Desulfobacterales bacterium. Protein-coding genes within it:
- a CDS encoding type I secretion system permease/ATPase, with protein sequence MKRFIAKWKYYFIFTAVFSAFINVLMLTMPLHMLQMYDRVLASGSVPTLVLITAAALGALIIMGILEYLRSRLLVLAGVDIENTLSEAVLAGMVKDAAQMENKGFSQGLQDVRLLRNFLGGNSVFCLFDAPWTPFYLWVVFLFHFDLGLISTIGAVVIFTLALVNEKVSRKPLQDANQVAVSSGRQVGTFMQHAQLVRAMGMLNGITRHWKKYNKLVLALQTLASNRAGLIGALTKPVRMGLQVLILAYGAYLVVLHEVTPGVMIAASIITGRALQPVEMAIGTWKQMVDARGAYARLKLLIDTELAAPAQMELPVPTGRLTAENVVFAVAGKPILKGIFLDLAPGDALGLVGASGAGKSTLARLMLGIWRPYAGSVRLDGADIFTWNQEHLGRFIGYVPQEVALFPGTIADNIARMGEVDAEKVIAAARMANVHDMILKFPDGYDTVVGENTYMLSGGQRQRIALARALYDDPRLVVMDEPNSNLDEEGERALMMALVELKKKGATTVLISHKLSLLSRVDKLLVLKDGQLLMYGPRNEVLQKLTPPPPPQAAPVAPPPIIVRTGMA
- a CDS encoding toxin-antitoxin system HicB family antitoxin, which encodes MQHYSIQLIWSAEEKAYLATVPELPEIKVVCESSVEAVRLLNESIAAYLSEKENNLEPSPASRHVEAYSGQFRLRLPRALHAALVVEAEGEGVSLNTYVLYLLSDRHARQLSFKQAAAAYGAEIRETLQYVNELVSNETVSSLQIPAFSWLNDSSVTITHIQ
- a CDS encoding DUF6447 family protein, translated to MTTPMEQTVTIDGVEYKLSELSENAKNQLMNVRVTDQEIARLQQKLAIVQTARTAYARALAEELSKHQKQQQH
- a CDS encoding DUF4214 domain-containing protein; its protein translation is MALTMTEVSELYVSIFGRASEGEGNTYWQTDQPDRVSTANTMLATEAAQNYFGSSLDSDQAFIEHIYVNTLGKTYVDDPAGIDYWVGELAAGKSRGEVVVALVDAAQDPVNAGAAQDQFLNKVAVSDYCTQTIPTADPNDLSDFTAYIAGVTDDPATVAAAVAAINADIDVTTFTLTADTDIATASIFNAPMVFVPDGSDRILSLQDEDVLTGTLGLSNTLNVTMGNANADEGTTGVVTPNLINIQDINIDWTGNTTTLDIRNADATEAVNIQRVTADATAVLVDNIGTPAGELRVANTASDNVNVTFQYKRGVLTDANAPGRELSLELDDVLANAIQQDARGVGANVEGFKTVNLNAVDGVDINNLTVNEMETLTITGDTFLDIVTLTPTAPVSATEFFTLGAPGINNPAAVGLLNLDASAFTGDLTLDITNSLGGFADPANSGSTVHGVVTGGIGDDTFWSSVGVAATTDTNGDTIDGGAGDNTLILVDGDIDGDATIMNMGALELRNQNVVNDIHNIDFDAFDGNLTTVLMRDEDDDAAAATFNLNDLGAALAADGLVLRHSVSEFAGAAVPVGFNNATVRVRLTDASGADDTVAIRVENDLNTEEAFNYTLNFDGQANGVGAIENVSIDDADTESNIVILTAAQEQTGTLTLTGGVDGQSYTVNSSLVASVIEASAQLSDLRLTVGDTVAPIANVNQDIRLGEGDDILTFANIDDFNASDSISDAGGVDTVRAAFSDDSNLTLAGIENLHIIANDNVTLGMANADIEGLVILADIAADGGLDASPVTAEPFNIAGVAVTDIITLNDTALTELNFFADLDTDDDDTAANRALAQAAAIAADPTWTQKGDSAAGDAAYKTVISDEVTVANFNGVTLANNSANALTVNINASLDDVIYGATAYNLGQLTAHGVTSMDIQISDEDITAGAANAVTTINNIYAKNMTSLSVTAADDVILNTVSGAPLNNSLLTFDASNVGGDLRATVISLGDNAVVTLADGDNVFSALGSAGKDVVITAGNGNNTITGTAQDDTITTGSGWDVVAGDRGDNLITTGGGNDTITAKDGNDTFDVGTGIDTVTDNLSTGIDASLATNTVSMSGGVTTLFIDVVGDGITAGTDVDQMLAVGVGSDLTLSWTGQTLLDLSAVLDGRLAVVQNAAGPATITGDANANLSIIAGAGSILQSTGVAGLATGVMTFNGAGGNDVAMWTGSVAADALVFNGGAGNDAAVGGIDNDIFTGGTGADKLVMQDVAAQDGMIDTVVIADGDSTAANWDVIVGFDETTAGSAIGTVAGTTTAGGDILDLPSTIIEAAAAAGANGVNVGRIQTHLVAANGVIAFGTDDTDGIFNDDLVIVGTGAGQLSLTDAVGYLASNLNGTGSTVMFNYDSDGDTVFTAADSTIIFQDGASDTLIELVGTYTGLESVAAGTGGLINIA
- a CDS encoding acyltransferase; the protein is MFGYLRFILAFLVVISHIGVRFNGLNPGVIAVVMFYILAGYVVSHLWRDIIPAGKGRLYRFYMDRALRIFPLYLYVALLTLVFLGVTGYARPDFSPLKLIHNVLIVPLNYYMVFDSSILRDPQWCLIPPAWSLGAELQAYLILPGIFLFNRLKILLVFLSLAVYLMACFSFIHPDYFGYRLVFGVFFMFAAGSAIQCTQQTHKNSTLFDRRYLWLLWGVIAVLGVIFQLDDRFTLAYARETCLGLFIGIPVIYTISRCRVRLPGNSLLGALSYGLFLSHFLVIWWLDYTQYAVRCSISYIPVLTMCSLAISYAGIRIIEKNIDLIRKK
- a CDS encoding glycosyltransferase, which encodes MKKIAIHQFHSGSACGDAVTNALFLIQRMLHRLGFASDIFVEHVAPELKGLLNNYRKLKVTRDDIVFIHHSMGHELTDWVIHLPCRKILVYHNITPVEFFPENSDARRYSRLGREQLKAFLPVMAAAMADSEYNADELSALGYGAVDVIPLLMNVEELVARPWDHAVVQNAAGTFTLLFVGRICPNKCQEDCIAVARHLKAMINRPFRLVLVGHYDANDPYYQHLMEQMAAFDLNNEVLLTGKIPDAHLYGWYRAADAFLCMSEHEGFGVPLIEAMAFDVPVIAFKSSNVAHTLGGAGILVTRKDHESLAALIKLLSEDRPFKRAIIGEQQKRVAEFTEARLFHLLGDFLAKQGVESPKPFGAPVHPATDRVRYQIEGPFETSYSLAIVNRKIALALEKKFPGAVSLFATEGPGDYLPDPVAVSAVPGLEPIWKRGQKGSRAKVVIRNLYPPRVSDMDGRINLLYFAWEESMLPFDWVDQFNRHLDGLPVLSRFIQKILMDNGVFLPMTAAGCGVSLFHRSEVSAVPAKRRSGFTFLHVSSCFPRKGVDVLLKAFAQNFTAKDGVGLVIKTFPNIHNTLDAQIAAVKKAFPNMPPIDIIDRDLSDQEMADLYTRCDVLVAPSRGEGFGLPMAEAMAYKLPVITTAYGGQSDFCTEETSWLVDFSFQPAKSHMGLFDSVWMEPDVDHLGRLMREVRYATPAQLQPRIDAAARRIESEFTWDRCADRLKTLEDAILRQKPLSRKKYRVGWISSWNAKCGIAAYSKFLVDGLPQDALDILVFASRTGARLQPDASNVVRCWTNHNGAIDELLAALEKNRVDALVLQFNFAFFSPRNLERILHYAKKNGIVSILFFHSTADVTVPGLEASLSSIREALGMADRLLVHGVADLNRLKSWGLYQNTALFPHGVIRRPLVPVSVGKRVAGIPVEKTVIASYGFMLPHKGLLPLIEAVALLRQSHPQVHLLMVNALYPVAVSQETLVQCRKAIQAHGLVHDVTLVTEFLEDDASFSLLDAATLVVFPYQNTAESSSAAVRYGLAARRPVVCTPLSIFADVGNIIHFLQGTSAENIAEGVDALLRYPEKLHDKSALQDQWITFHSWEILGKRLGGMILGLLNGLNLASAGLI